The following coding sequences are from one Eublepharis macularius isolate TG4126 chromosome 19, MPM_Emac_v1.0, whole genome shotgun sequence window:
- the LOC129346484 gene encoding olfactory receptor 13H1-like: MVTEFILIGLSDYPKAQAVFFSFLLMAYLIIILGNGLIVILIIADPHLHTPMYFFLCVLSSVDFMISSTFPEVLVNCFLYRPTISLYKCLVQMYVGLLFFVTECFLLAIMAYDRFAAICQALHYFQIMSWRFCISLVAASVGLSSLSTVINVLLRPTDFCGQRIINHFVCELQSLLKLACSDTRASELFMHVASIFLVMLPFCFIVVTYVRIGLAVLRMSTTTGRKKAFSTCSSHLAVVSVFFGTIIIMYMKPQAKSSSDQDKVISLLYGALTPMLNPLIYTLRNRDVKGAFWRLFGKKMSQ, translated from the coding sequence ATGGTGACTGAATTCATCTTGATTGGGCTATCTGACTACCCCAAAGCACAGGCTGtgttcttctctttcttgttGATGGCATACCTCATAATCATTCTTGGCAATGGCCTCATCGTCATATTGATCATTGCTGATCCCCACCTTCACacacccatgtatttcttcctttgcGTCCTCTCCTCTGTAGACTTCATGATCTCCAGTACATTTCCTGAGGTCCTAGTCAACTGTTTCCTTTACAGGCCCACCATCTCCTTGTACAAGTGCTTGGTTCAGATGTATGTTGGTCTTTTATTCTTTGTGACAGAATGTTTCCTGCTCGCCATCATGGCCTATGACCGCTTTGCAGCCATCTGCCAGGCTCTCCACTATTTCCAGATCATGAGCTGGAGGTTTTGCATCAGTTTAGTGGCTGCATCTGTAGGGCTTTCCTCACTGTCAACTGTGATCAATGTACTGTTACGTCCTACTGACTTCTGCGGACAACGTATTATTAACCATTTTGTATGTGAGCTACAATCTCTCCTTAAATTAGCCTGTTCAGACACACGTGCTAGTGAGCTCTTCATGCATGTTGCCAGCATCTTTCTTGTAATGTTACCCTTTTGCTTCATTGTTGTTACGTATGTGCGCATAGGCTTAGCTGTACTGCGCATGAGCACAACAACAGGTCGGAAGAAAGCCTTCTCCACCTGTAGTTCTCACCTCGCTGTGGTCAGTGTTTTTTTTGGTACAATCATAATCATGTACATGAAGCCCCAGGCAAAATCTTCTTCCGATCAAGATAAAGTCATCTCTTTACTCTATGGGGCCTTAACTCCCATGCTCAATCCCCTGATCTACACCTTGAGAAACAGGGATGTAAAGGGAGCTTTCTGGAGATTGTTTGGAAAGAAAATGTCccaataa
- the LOC129346485 gene encoding olfactory receptor 13H1-like, which yields MGATNETMVTEFILIGLSEYPIAQTVFFCLLLMTYLITFLGNGLIVILIIADPHLHTPMYFFLCVLSSVDFMISNNTFPETLVNCFFYRPTISFYRCLVQMYVGVLLFVTECFLLAIMAYDRFAAICQPLHYFQIMSWRFCVSLVTVSVGFSSLTTLTNILLRPTDFCGQHIIDHFGCELQSFLKLSCSDTRASELFMHLSSSFIILLPFCFIVVTYVRIGIAVLRMSTTKGRKKAFSTCSSHLTVVIVFYGTIIIMYLKPEQTSFSEGEKIISVMYGAVTPMLNPLIYSLRNRDVKAAFWRVIERKMLD from the coding sequence ATGGGAGCCACAAATGAAACAATGGTGACTGAATTCATCTTGATTGGGCTGTCCGAATACCCCATAGCACAGACTGTGTTCTTCTGTTTGTTGTTGATGACATACCTCATCACCTTTCTTGGCAATGGCCTCATCGTCATATTGATTATTGCTGATCCTCACCTTCACACACCGATGTATTTCTTTCTTTGCGTCCTCTCCTCTGTAGACTTCATGATCTCCAACAATACATTTCCTGAGACCCTGGTCAACTGTTTCTTTTACAGGCCCACTATCTCCTTCTACAGGTGCTTAGTTCAGATGTATGTTGGTGTTTTACTCTTTGTGACAGAATGTTTCCTGCTCGCCATCATGGCGTATGACCGCTTTGCAGCCATCTGCCAGCCGCTCCACTATTTTCAGATAATGAGCTGGAGGTTTTGCGTCAGTTTAGTGACTGTGTCTGTCGGCTTTTCCTCACTGACAACCCTCACCAATATATTGTTGCGTCCTACTGACTTCTGTGGACAACACATCATTGACCATTTTGGATGTGAGCTACAATCGTTCCTCAAACTGTCCTGTTCTGACACACGTGCCAGTGAGCTCTTCATGCATCTTTCCAGCAGCTTTATCATATTGCTACCCTTTTGCTTCATTGTCGTTACGTATGTGCGCATTGGCATAGCTGTCCTGCGCATGAGCACAACAAAGGGTCGGAAGAAAGCCTTCTCCACCTGTAGTTCTCACCTTACTGTGGTCATCGTCTTTTATGGCACAATCATAATCATGTACTTGAAGCCAGAACAGACTTCATtttcagaaggggaaaaaataatctCTGTAATGTATGGGGCTGTGACTCCAATGCTCAATCCCCTGATCTACAGCTTGAGAAACAGAGATGTGAAGGCAGCTTTCTGGAGAGTGATTGAAAGGAAAATGTTAGATTAA